The nucleotide sequence ACTTGAATGGAGCAGTGATTGATTGCATATATTTCCTGATTGGTGGGAGGCATATGGTGTGAATTAAAGTGTCAGTTCATGCACACTGAACATCAGTAAACAGTAAATGCTCCATGCTGATCTTCGCTCTCTGATTCTCATGCTCTTCCCCTCTCTTACAAAACTATATTTGCCCTCGATCCACATTCCACTGCTACCGACATGACTGTGGCAAAAGAAATTACCTTTTACaatcaaatatgtacactatGCGACACACAACCCCCTGCTCTATAAGGGGATGATACATGGGGCGCACCTGTTTTGAGCAAATTGTTGCTGGGCATGTTGAACTTCAAATCAGGCATTCCAGGTAAGACACAGGGCCCACGGACTGATCTAATATATATCCAGATAGAAATGTTGTTCCCATTCTCAATGGAAATGCCCAGGCAACATTGGCTTGGTGACATTGAACCGTGTATCATCACTTCAAATCTACAGATTTTACACCTCATGATGTGGAAGTAATAGTGGTGGAGATATACCGGTATTAAGCCTTGAGATTATTTTTCCCCGCTTTATCGCAATGTGCAGTTATTGAAGGACGCAATAAATTCCCAGTTGAATCTGAAAATTCAAACTCAGAATGACGCAATATTTGCCTGAAATCTTAAACCTGGTCATCAAACAACAGACAAAGAATAGATCAATAGAGTGGCTTAAAGCATTCTATTTTTGGAATAGCAGACCTCAGTCCTGTTGCACAGCTGTGGTGTTATCATATGTAGGACAGACCAGAAATATACATAAACCCAACATGAAACAAGAACCAGTTATCTgccatattcttttttttttaatttatttatcagcATTGGCCAATATTGGATAATTATACATGACATTTTCtcctatattttttacatatggaTTACCTATATATGGTTATATACACttctgtaaaatgtaatgtatatttaaGAATGTGATGGCTTAATTCAATTGTAACATTTATTGAACATGTGATTTTGATTTAATCTGATTTGGTTATATTTTGATACCACACACATTGATACTCTCGACACATCCTCCCACAAGTTGATGGTGTGTTATGTGATACATGTCTCATAGGAATTGAGTCTTGACGTACTGTTGGTGTAATCTCACTATGGAGATTTGATAGGATTCTCACATTCAATACCTTTGGGTGCTTTCTTATTTTCTcagtgtattcatttatttagtaatATAACTGGTATATATCAGGTGTGTATTAGTTTTCTGTGTGTAAACTAGTAGGTGAATGTTTGACAGACAAATGCATGACATCacgttttggttttatttttctcaGTTTCTGACAAAGAATCCATCCCGTCGTCTGGGTTGTGTGGCTGCAGAGGGAGGAGAGGCCGCTGTAACCAGTCACCCATTTTTTACTGACATTGACTGGGACAAACTTAACCAGCGAGAGCTTGAACCACCTTTCAAGCCTAGAATTGTGagttaaaaaaacatacagtatgttaaataaataagtgtgtatgtttatatatatcacTTGTAATAATCcattgagatttttgtttgcacaaagagTCTGaaaacagccagtgctccacacagagatctgatctcatctttatccagtctgtctggaaataacatgaagaaacagaacaaactgagagagactaaatccagaagaactgtggcaatgtctccaaaatgcTTCAAGAAACTTACCTGCAAAGCTACTGAAAATCATTTTTGCCAAGAGCACCTAGGATAAAAGCTTTTTTTACGCATAGTGTGGTAACTAAATGTTGATTTAGTTAAGTTTAATAGAActtattaaaatctatttatggcattatttttgatggcaactcactttacagcatttttacacaagtgcctaaaactttgcacagtactgtagcattttcgggtttcttgaagtgtcttcttggagacattgccagagttcttctggatttagtttgtctcagtttgttctggatgatgatgagatcagattttctgtgtggagcactggctgttgtcagactccctTATGCAACAAAAatttcactggattattacatttatggcaaaaataatgttttgaaatgtaatgacAGTTCCTACTGACATActcagcaaaacatagaaataactgacttaaaactttTTTGTTGGTGCACGGTACTGtaattactgtatatatactatgtatatttatacatatataatttatttattttttttatctaaatccAGAAAACTGCAGAAGATGTGAATACTTTGATCCAGACTTCACCATAGAGGATCCTACTCTTACACCCATTGATGAGTCAGTCATCCCATCCATCAATCAGGACGAGTTCTGTGACTTCTCCTTTACCTCCCCTGAACTGTTGGAAGTGGTTTCAGATTTGCAATGCACAGAGGAAGAAACATGTGATGTCATGAAGGAACAGAATGCGGGAGGATTATGTGATGTGATAGAACCAAATGAATTGTGACAATAGAAACTTTCACGAGCAGTCTAAAGAAACATCTGAATATCGGTGtattgaaaacggttgtgcattTTGATGCCTAGCTTTTTGGTCTTAGCCTAAAATATAAGATTATTTTGGATTAAGCTTATGCTTCAGAACAATAGTGTAATTGTCTTTGTGTCAGACACATCATGAGTGAGTGATATGCAAAGATTTCCATGAGACTCCATCATGGAAGACAGCAGTTTACACAAAATTGATCAATAGATGAACTTGTCTGTTCCATACTGTAGCTGATATAACGGTTCATGTTCAGATGTTTAGGAAACTTGATCTGAGACTAACACAGCCAAACGTCATGCAGAAGCATCACTAATTCTGTCAGAATTACTCTACTGCCAAGGAACCACGGAAATCTGActcatgagaattttttttttaatggagactCTAGATTTGTAAGATATTTTCAGACATTTCTGTGTATATCTGTGCAGTTTGTTATTTTGTCTGTTTGTATGTTATTacatttcagctaaaaaatttCACCCATGATTCAACTCTGGCATCTTTAGATGTATTTTATTGTTGATAAAGGTTGCGGTATTGAGTTCTCTGCAGAGACAAGGCCATCTCCCCTCTGTTGTTCTGAGGGGTTAAAGGCTAACACACCCAGGTGAGAGGTTGACCAGtttcaattatttatattcagGCAAGTGAttcttcttcctcatcctcatcattgTTTAATGGTGTTTATTTGGCTCTTCTCAGTCCGAGCAGAGTGAAATATCTGTTGGTGAATGCTTTTGTGCCTGTGCGTATTTGGCACTGATTTGCTGTTATTAATTTTGTGTCTGTAGGAGTATGCAAGTTAAGTTGGAATTACTATCAAATACATAAGTTTATAGTATTCTTTGCTGAAAATAGCATCTAAAAAGCTTAAGATGGTTTTCTGGTGTAAGAGACCTGCTAAGACCAAgattttgacatttttcaaacTCCCATGGCAGTTTGTTACATTTTGCAAAATTGCTGTCAAAATAGTTAGTTTCTTTATGAGATTGTGTTGAGTTCTTCTCACCATATCTATGTTGGACGCCAGTGGTGTGacacaaaaaaagcaaataaaatcagCGAATCTTTCTATGCTATTTTCCCTCTGCCTcagtagataaaataaataaataaaaagtctggGCTATTGATTTTTGTCATATCATGCTCACATCTGAAGAATGGAGGCAAATAAGATTAGCAACAGATTTTTGGCTTTCATGGGAGATCCCATTGAGCAACTTGTCCTTACAAGTCTGGCCCAGCCCATTTACACTAGTGGAGGTTTTCATGGAGAATCAACGTCAGCAGCCCACTTTCCTATGGGAGACTACAACCCTGGAGATCAACAAACAGTTAGTGCCATTTACAATCTTTGGCAGTTGGGGTAGGTGGACATGGAAATCCTTGTTTGGTCAAGAAAACTGTATTGGATGAACACACATTTTTATGATGAGTTTCGTGATCCTTCACTGCCAGTTACCACCGTTATTCTGCCACAGATTTTTTCCCACATTCCCAGATGTCTGATCTTTTCAAATCAGACCTTtaaggcagtttttttttcttcccccagTCCAATAAGGAACACAATTTTGTTGTACAtgtatggtttatatatatatatatatatatatggcaattGTTTTCTTAAGAAACAGGCTAAACATGTGTGCAACATCTTGGCTTAGAATGCATGTCAATATAGGGCAAACCAAACAAGTCGACATAACTGTATGGTCCAGGTTTATTTGTCAGTTGAGTGTATTGGCGACAGAATGCTGTCCTCATTCTTGTGTCTAAACTTTTATAAAATTAGCCCTCTGTAATGCATCTCTTAAAGGCCTTGATGACAGATCAGTTTCCAGCCATTCCCAGGTCCAGTGGGccataattaaattttattgatttattttctgtcTGTACAGATACCCTTTATTGGATCTAGAACATCCTTCCCGTCTTAGCACCACTTCAGCTCACCTTGGCTTGGACCGATTTTGTTTATTGTATTGATTTCTGTTTCGATAAATGAAAGGTTGTAATGATAAGATCAGGAtttcctatgaaaaaaaagacatcttcaaatatcatattatattcaCTCAAGTCTTCAAGTTGTGTTCAAACAGTGCTTCACCTGTAGGCCAGAGATTTTATGCTTCACTTTATTGCTTAATGAGGcttgtgtgagagtgattttttTATAGCTGGATGTTAATTGTATTACATCAACAAAAATGCTGCTCTGAAAGATCTTTGCATGTTTCTCTGATCCCTCCTTCCCAAGTCCCTTTGTGTGCATTCGGCCTCTGCTGATGGATAGAGAGATCATCTCTGAACCGGTGGATGAAGGAGATTACTGCAGATTAGAATTGGCATGTGTCCATCTGCTTTCATCCTCAGTCATACACCGACATCACATTTCTTTACCGCAATCCAAAAGCGGCAAtgctaataaaatgaaaatgtaattttgcagAGACCATTTAATCCAAACACAATGTACAGTATAATAGACCTGGCAGGAACAGTCCACTGGACACAGTGGAGATAGAGCGTAGGATTGAGCTCCTTTAGCCTTGTTTGATCTCCCCTCAACAACCAGTGGATTCCAACAGAAACTCACTCCAATGAAGTTACTTCAACTTCAACTTCATGTTATATGATCTAAAATGTTGATTTTCAAAACAGTGCAGTGAGTCAACAGACTCGTATGGCTATTCAGAACTATATTTACTTCTGGCGAACTGGTGGTTAATTTGTATAAATTGGCACAATCTTTAACAACCACTGACAGTTTAAGGGTGGACCTTCTTTATAAAAAATCCATATGAATCACATTGTATGAATTCCTTCAAACTGTCAACTCTTAATGATTGTTACAGAGGAAAGCAAGTATTGTGGCTGGTTTCAGGGAAATGTTCTCAGGTTTTTCCATGGGGTTGTGTGGAAAAGGATGAGACATGCTGGTGTGCACGTCTCGTCTTGGTCACAGGACAGGAATTTGGTAAAAAGCATCTTTCAAGATTTTTTGGGGCTGGAAAATGTTTGTTGACATGCCTCATTCAATatggaaaaagaaagagactTTTTATAGTTATTGCATGTCATTGATGACATCTGAATAATCACAGATACAACACTGAAATGTGTTTTACCATGGTAAGCATAAGTGTCTGTCAACCATTTCCTCCTGGGACCGCAggcatattatattatactggATTTCTCTGAGACATGCCACATGtatggatgtcctgtacagagaaCCTTCAGGGCTTTTTAGAGATATCAAATTTTTGGAggtttgatcaaaaacacaccTTCTCCTTGGTCTTTAAAATTACTGATATTGTTAGAATCATCCAATTTAGCACTCTTagggaaatataataatatttaataatttaaatcagattaatttaaattgtttgttataaatatttttttaaactaatgggGTGTTGAAATCGGAATATGACTTTGTTATTGAAACANNNNNNNNNNNNNNNNNNNNNNNNNNNNNNNNNNNNNNNNNNNNNNNNNNNNNNNNNNNNNNNNNNNNNNNNNNNNNNNNNNNNNNNNNNNNNNNNNNNNTGCCCATACTCAAagttggtgctctgcatttaacccatccaagtgcacacacacagcagtgagaagtgaacacactgtgaacacacacccggagcagtgggcagctatagatccagcacccggggagcaactctGGGTtcattgccttgctcaagggcacttcagccataggtattgagggtggaagagagcgctgttcattaactccctccCACCTTCAACAAAAATGtgcctttatatatttatttgatccttTGAGGTGTTTTGATTGGACAGCTCAGTAAATGCCTGTGGTAAAGTGGTTACATCCGGTGCTTAAGAACAGCTTttcttttaatgtaaataaattctaaattaaaataatatgccTTTACTGTGCTCTGTCCTACTGAATGTAGCCCTGGTTCAGAGCTGCTATTAGTCCTTTAATTCTTTGCAAAATGTCATGATACAGCCACAGCTGTATGTTTGATTGTTTCTCATGGTCTATGAAAATGGCTACAGTCATGTATGATTGTTAAATCACTCCTGTTTGTAACTCTCTGGTGTCTGAAATCAGATTGCAAATTGAATTATTTTCAGAGCTTTTTACTACATTGGGATTTGAGAGGTGTCTTTACTATTGCTGATCTAGCCTCAGTCTCAGTGTCcttctgtttaaaaataataaaaaaattcaaaaataaacatggCACAGATATGACTattgatttgatttaaaacaatattcgaacttaaaaaaattctcaaaatacCACACTGTACTGCTGCCTATCAGGCCGTTTCTGAATGCAGTTCTTTAGAATGCATCAAATTTTCCAAATTATttgatgcatattttttatgACAAACCATTGGCCTGCTTAGAGCATGTTTTCTTTGAGAGTTGATAACATGTCCTTCTCTGTAGAAATAAGAGGGGTTGTATGTTCGGAGCTGTGCCCAAATGTACAAGTATCGAAACCAGAAAAATCTGCTAAATGAGCAAAAATCACTTCACTACTGATTAACCaaaagcataaacacacacacacacacacaaacaaatattctTTATGAAATAATGAGCTTTTATACAATAATTAGTAGAACActagaataattaaatattattgatcAGTCGTTGgtggaatttttattttgaattatatatatatatatatatatatatatatatatatatatatatatatatacattcaatatgtgtgtgtacagttatgtttttaaatcattttagaattatacatatttatattaatatttaatattataatatttaatatatactataatatttatGATTGCCTTATGATTCTAGATTAAATTTAAGTGTGTCAACAAAATAGGATCTTTATTCCCTTACCACAGAGTGTCTCCCTGAATTTGGATGTGAGTTTCACACCATATGTCTCCACATTGAACACATGGTCACCAAGAGACTGACCGGCCATCAGTTTGAGAGACCACATATCTGCTCTGTCCACTCCGACAGCATATATTTCAATCCCAGAAGCCCTTGCTGCTGCTGCAACCTCTTCAACTTTATCTTGCGGCCGTCCATCAGTCACAATGATGGCCACATTATCAATCTTCTTTTTTAGTGGCCAGGCCTTAGCATTCGCTATGAAAACCTGTTCCATGGTGGTTTTTATGGCCAGGCCAGTCATGGTTCCCGCTGAGAGGGGATCAATATGAGAGATGGCTTGCTTGACCTTGGCTTTACTAAAgtcagggttgccaactctcacgcatctggcgtgaAGTTTGGACTTCAGCGtcatgcgtgagagttggcaacaaACAAATTTATAACAAAGATAAACAAAGTTAAACTTGCATTAGACAATAAGCTTTGCATTAGCAAATAATgcctcattaatgtatttgtccTGCTTGTTTAATGTTATATGACTAGTATAGGGGTGTAACAATATATTGCAGTAAAAATGCAACATGAATGATGGATAGtgacaatattatatataattaaaacaaaatctgcAATATTATAGATAGAAGTCTCGTATTCTATTGTAAGGATATACTTACGATATCTGTAACAACCTAATGATTGTGAATTGTGTATAATAATTCATCCCGACTCTAGAGGGCGCTGTAGAATGTTCACTACTACAGTAGCAGCGACTGCTGGTTTGTTTTTACTGTGCTCGTCGTTGGTAAACTCGAGATTAGAGAGTCAAGAGGGAGATCACTCTGCTCACTTAGGTAACATTTGAAATCGTTGTTAAACAAACAACAAGAGTTGTTTTTGCATTTGTTGAATGTGAAGTATACTTAAGAATTATCGTGAGCATTAGTTTGGGTTACAAACACATTGTGAGATGCTGTCTAGGCAAATTCTGATGATATTATCGTCATGATAATATGTCAGATTTTTACAGATCATGCTCTTCTTTACGtctgtaattaaatataatttacatttccCTCCTCAAATTAGTTATTTGAAGAAGTGGATAGACAAGTCCTTTAGCACTATACTGTGAGAAGTTTTGTCAGCGCTGTCGAGCTGAATGTCTGGCCAATGCTTGCAAATTCAGCTGAGTTTTATTTCGAAAAgacgtttttttgtattgtagTGCATTCTGTTGAATATACACAGTGcttatcatatttattatatatcacCACCTGATGTAAGGTTTGTGGCAAAGCTGCCTTAAACTAACAGTATTGgggattataaaataaattttttttatgtattatgtgtAAGCTTTTTAGTCACAGTGGTGTTTCTAATgctaaaatctaattcagtacaTAAAAACAATGCCAGCAAGAATGCAAGCTTTTATCAAAGCCAAAGGAGgccatacaaaataaaatatacaatattttagtTATTATGTGTGAATAAAGACTATTTAGCTGTTctatcttctatctatctatctatctatctatctatctatctatctatctatctatatagatagatagatagattttaattaactttttcaaGTAtagtaaaaatacaacaaattgcCAACATACATTGGAgctccttaatattttttttaagcattccaGGACACACACTTTGAAGTTGGGCTAGTAAGATTTACAAACAGTTTAGAGCTCAATTCTAGGCACTTGTTTGACTTTGAAGAATGTAAAGTGTGGATGCATGTTACCCTTTTTCTCTGCTCTTTTTTCTTGTGTTCGTTGTCACAGTATGCAGAATCTGCCAGTGCAGGCGCTGGCCCTGCGGCAGCTAGGCAGACTGAACTCCCTCCAGCTGCTCACTCCATGCCATGCCTCTGGTCTCAGCATGTGGTGCCACGAACATTACACGCTCGTCAGTTTGTGGGGTTCAGCCACTCCTCAAACACACCGTACAGCTATGTGGCCAAGATCATGGGACACTCGGCAGAGTTGGTTGCTTCATCACTCCCGGCTCAAAAGCACGGGAAAAAAAGGGAAACAAAAAATTatgcagcaggaggaggaggaggaggaggaagatgcaGAGACTAGTGATTATGAGGATGAGCTTCCAGATGACCCAGGCCTGCCAAAAGACTATAAAGACCATGAGAAAACTGTCCAGTCTCTACGTTTCGATTTGGTATTGAAGACCGGATTGGACATTGCACGAAAGTAAGTCAGAGAAACTGTTCATGAGTTTCAGAGATGAATTCTGCCACACTGGTGAGTTGCAAGTACGTGTTTCAGTTCCTATTGCAGATGTAACTCCATGTTTTTTTACCTCTTAGAACCCAATTAGAGAATAGACTGATGCCGTTCATATATAATCTTTGCTCATATTGCTCtcctttgtttatttacatttagtttgtGGTGTTTCGACCAGTGGCAGTGACTAACACATGTATCTGTTTTTAGTGGTGTGGAGGATGCTTTCTATAACCTCAAATTGAGACTGAATGGTCAGAAACTCACCAAGAAGAGCAAAATGGTGAGTCAGCACCCTCTAGTGTTATAATCAGAAAGAAGCTTCATCGAAAATATGCAACACTAGCTGAACAAATTATGgatgcaataaatatatatatttttttaaaaacctgctCTGTTTGTGGTAGTTGTCCCATCACTTAATTTATATGATTTACCTATTAGTATGAGCAGAAATTGCACCTTCATTTAACAGTCTGCTCTCTCCTACAGGTTAAAGTGGGGGATACACTGGATCTGATCCTAAATGAGGACAAGGAAGTGGACACAGTCTTGCTGAAGAGAGTGATCTTAAAAAAGGTGGTTGGAGAGACAAAAGACACAGAAAAGCAGAGAGTTATTCTAAGAAGCTGGAAACACCTCCAACTTCCCAGAAAGCATGTGTACAAGCAGTAAAGACCAGTTCTGTGATGTTTTTGGGAGGTGAAAGATCAGAAAGTGGgacaaaactgatatttcctgTTCCACTCTCCAACCATTTGATTTGTAAAACTGCAGATTGAGGATTTATTGAGTTGTTTCCAATGCCCAACAAAAACTGAAGGTCCTTGTTACATTTATTCACTTACCAGTAGTTCTCATAACTGTTTCATATTACTTGAAGATTACTATTATTAACTTTACAGGTACaagtgaaacacaaacacatcttaTTGTTTAGAGGCGATTTTGGTTATATGCAATTGCTTATATTTATGTTACCTAGATTCACAAAATAACATTCACTGATTGTGAATCAAATATAATTTAGGATATCAGTGTTTTTCTGATCCCTTGTTTATGataccttattttttattttatttttacaattgtcTTCGTGACATTGGTAGATTTTCAATGAACAGTTTTCAGGAAGGGTACAGGGTGCCTTTGCACACAGCTGCACTAAGAACCAgacaaaaaaaaggaattttaaaaGGTTTTATACAGCATCTATGCAAAAGATTAATGAGTCAGACCCacataaatacagtttttaaactgtatttcattcttttttcttcattataatGGTCAAGGGTGGAATATACCAAGACCACAAATTTAATCTTGATAAACACTTCCCTTGggggtttttttttgtgtatctgaagtaaaataaaaaggaacatGAAACCCATCTTGGCTAGGAAGtgaatttttattgaaaaatatataacatataacctGGTGCTATAGTTAAGTACAGATTAATAAGATTTACTTCCTGTAAGACAGGATG is from Carassius auratus strain Wakin chromosome 13, ASM336829v1, whole genome shotgun sequence and encodes:
- the LOC113112580 gene encoding uncharacterized protein C6orf203 homolog; translation: MQNLPVQALALRQLGRLNSLQLLTPCHASGLSMWCHEHYTLVSLWGSATPQTHRTAMWPRSWDTRQSWLLHHSRLKSTGKKGKQKIMQQEEEEEEEDAETSDYEDELPDDPGLPKDYKDHEKTVQSLRFDLVLKTGLDIARNGVEDAFYNLKLRLNGQKLTKKSKMVKVGDTLDLILNEDKEVDTVLLKRVILKKVVGETKDTEKQRVILRSWKHLQLPRKHVYKQ